Proteins encoded within one genomic window of Oligoflexus sp.:
- a CDS encoding IS3 family transposase — MDAEKTKYPIRKLCKIFSVSESGFHAWKSRPESSRSKENRVLSLHVKAEFEASRKTYGSPRIKLELESKGVPAGKHRIARIMRESGIRARKPKKFRVTTQSSHKLERAPNLVERRFAEFGSAANRLWVTDLTYVWTQQGWLYLCVFLDVYSRKVVGFSVEDSMETRMVNEGLKMALNRRQIKDGLIIHSDQGIQYASREFRDLLGVFKVVQSMSRKGDCWDNSIAESFFATIKRELIDRQSWISKEQAKTAITEWIECL, encoded by the coding sequence ATCGACGCGGAGAAGACAAAATACCCAATCCGAAAGCTGTGCAAGATTTTCAGCGTATCCGAGTCCGGATTCCATGCCTGGAAATCGCGTCCGGAGTCGTCGCGCTCCAAAGAGAACCGCGTGTTGAGCCTTCACGTGAAAGCTGAGTTTGAGGCGAGTCGAAAAACATACGGAAGTCCCCGAATCAAACTGGAGCTGGAATCCAAGGGCGTACCTGCAGGTAAACATCGAATCGCACGGATCATGAGAGAGTCGGGAATCAGAGCTCGCAAGCCGAAGAAGTTTAGGGTTACGACTCAGTCCTCCCACAAGCTGGAGCGAGCGCCGAACCTGGTCGAAAGACGTTTCGCGGAATTTGGATCGGCAGCAAATCGTCTGTGGGTAACGGATCTGACATATGTGTGGACGCAACAGGGATGGCTATATCTTTGCGTCTTTCTCGACGTTTATTCGCGGAAAGTCGTAGGTTTTTCAGTCGAAGATTCGATGGAGACGAGAATGGTCAATGAAGGGCTTAAAATGGCGCTAAACAGGCGACAAATAAAGGACGGGCTTATCATCCATTCGGATCAGGGAATCCAGTATGCAAGTCGTGAATTCCGGGATCTGCTCGGCGTGTTCAAGGTCGTCCAGAGCATGAGCCGCAAAGGCGATTGCTGGGACAACAGTATCGCCGAATCATTCTTCGCCACCATCAAGCGAGAACTGATCGACAGGCAATCATGGATCAGCAAGGAGCAGGCGAAAACGGCAATCACAGAATGGATTGAATGTTTATAA
- a CDS encoding IS3 family transposase, with protein MNVYNRQRRHSSIGGVSPVEYESLTSAARVA; from the coding sequence TTGAATGTTTATAACCGACAGCGTCGGCATTCATCGATAGGAGGCGTGAGCCCTGTCGAATACGAAAGCTTGACAAGCGCTGCTCGCGTGGCCTAA